The stretch of DNA GTGTGTGCGGCAAGGCTGAATACATGGACGCCATTGCTCCGGGCGGCCTGGGCGGCACCTACGCTGGTAGCCCGATCGCTTGCGCCGCGGCCCTGGCCGTGATGGAAGTGTTCGAAGAAGAGCACCTGCTGGACCGCTGCAAGGCTGTGGGCGAGCGCCTGGTGACCGGTCTGAAAGCTATCCAGGCCAAGTACCCGGTGATCGGTGAAGTGCGTGCCCTGGGCGCGATGATTGCGGTCGAGCTGTTCGAAGATGGCGACAGCCACAAGCCGAACGCCGCTGCTGTCGCTTCCGTGGTGGCCAAGGCGCGTGACAAGGGCTTGATCCTGCTGTCCTGCGGCACCTACGGCAACGTGTTGCGCGTGCTGGTTCCGCTGACTTCGCCGGACGAGCAGTTGGACAAAGGCCTGGCGATCATCGAAGAGTGCTTCTCCGAGTTGTGATCAAAAGTTGACCTGATCGACAAAAAACCCGCTTAGGCGGGTTTTTTTGTGCCCGATGAACGGTATTCAGCCGTTGTTCATTGTACGCAGGCGGCTCCTTTGTCTAAGGTGCTGGTATTGCCGATGGAGCGTGCTGGATGACTGCTGTTGATTTACCGGCTGTACCCCGTGTGTTGATTGCCGAGGCCGACCCTTGGTCCCGAGATCTGCTCAAGCAGGTGTTGCTGAATGTGCGCTGTGACGCACGGCTGGATGTGTGTGCCGATGGCCAGCGGGCCACCGAGTTGCTGCGTGACAAACCCTATGACCTGATCATTGCCGATTGGGAGCTGCCCGGCGTCGATGGCCTGAGCCTGCTGCGCAGTGTGCGCCTGCAACGGCGTACGCCGCTGTTGCCGTTTATCCTGCTGAGTACCCGCAACGACAGCGCCAGTGTGCGCGAAGCCTTGCCGCTGGCACCGACCGCGTACCTGACCAAACCCCTGAACATGGAAAGCCTGACCCAGCGCCTGCAGGACTTGCTGCTGAACGAAGGTGAGACGGTGTATTGCGAAGTCCCGGCCCTGGCGCCGGGCATGACCTTGCCGGTGTTTCTGGAGCGCCGCCGGGAAGCCTCAGACGGCGCGCCGCTGCGGGTCGACGTGCAGGCTGCGGTGCAACATAGCCTGGAGCCGGAGGGCCTGGACCTCAAGCGCCTGGAAGAGCAGGTGCGCATGGACCCTCAGATTACTGCCGTGTTGATCGCCGCCGCCAACAGCGCCGGCCATCACGGTTCGCCGGTACAGACCCTGGGCATGGCCCTGCACAAGCTGGCGGCGGGGCAGAGCATGAACCTGATCCTGGGGCTCGCCCTCAAGCACAACGTGGTACTGAGCGACCCGAGCCTTGTGGATTACGCCGAGCGTCATTGGCAGCTGTCCCAGCGTACCGCCGACTACGCCCGCAGCCTGGCGCGCATGCTCGACCTGGATCACGAGCGCTGCTACAGCGCCGGGATCCTCCATCGCCTTGGCGACCTGGCCTTGCTGCGGTGCCTGCAAGACTGGCTGCTGGGCGGTGGCGAACTGGATGATGAAGCGATTGGCGAGTCCCTCTACACCTTCGGTGCGGCCTATGGCTCGGCACTGCGCACACGCTGGCGCCTGCCGCTGGAGTTGCGCCAGTTGATCGCGGCGATTTATTCGCTGGAGGGCGGGGTGTATTCCCGCGAAGCGCTGGTGATGAACCTGGCGGCGCAACTGGCGCGGCTGACCGAGCATGAAGGCGTCGAGGCATTGGCGAAAGGCAAGACGGCACGCTTGCTCAAGGTGGGTTTGCCGGAATTGACGCGTATGCGCAAAACCTAGCAGGCGATGCGTGCCAGTGTGGGAGCTGGCTTGCCTGCGATAGCATCATCCCGGTACAACCGACATACCGAGGTGCCTGCATCGCGGGCAAGCCCGGCTCCCACAGGTCATCGTGTAGCATCAGCCGGGGAGCACGCGGTTTTTGCCCTGGCGCTTGGCCTCGTACATGGCCGCGTCAGCGCGGGCAAACAGGCTGTCCACGTTGGCGTCCTCGGCGGTCAGGCTGGCCAGGCCCTGGCTGACGGTGACCGCAAAGCTCTCACCGTCGTGGCTGAAGCTAAGCTGCGCAATCTCGTGCCCCAGGCGTTCGGCCACCTGCATTGCCATCTCCGGGGCACAACCGGGCAGTATGGCGGCGAACTCTTCGCCGCCAATACGCCCGAACAGGTCGCCACGGCGCAGAACTCCCCGACCGCTCTCGGCGATACGCTGCAACACCTGATCGCCTTCCAGGTGGCCGTAGGTGTCGTTCACCACCTTGAAGTCATCGATGTCCAGCAACAGGAACGCCAGGGGCGTGCCTTGCAGGCAGGCGCGTTCAAACTCGTGGTGGGCGCACTCGAAGAAATGCCGGCGGTTGCTGCTGCGGGTCAGTACATCGGTGGTGGCCAGACGGTGCAGCTCGAGCTCCAGCTGCTTCTTTTCGGTGATGTCTTCGGCTATGCCTACCACGATCACCGGCTGGCCGGGCTCGGCCTGCTGGTTGATGTAACACTTGTCGCTGAGCCAGCGGATCTGCCCGTCGGCGGTGATGATGCGGTACTCGCGGTCTTCCACGGCGCCGCTGTGCAGCACCTGGGCCAGGCTGTGCTCGGCGTAGTCGAGGTCTTCGGGGTGGATGCTGTTGCGCCATTCCCGATAGTCGGTCAGCAACATGCCCGCCGTACGTCCGAAAACCCGCTCATAGGCCGGGCTGACGTACAGCACGCGGCGAGTGTCCCACTCGATTGCCCAGAGCACGGCATTCACACTGACCAACAGCGAACTCAGCAGTTGCTCGCGTTCACTCAGCCGTTCCACTTCGCCCTGGGCATGCATCAGGGCCAGCAACGTAGCGGCGGCTGCCGGTCGTGGCTGTTCGAGGACGGGGGTGTCGGTGAAGGTCTTTTCGTGGACCATCGGCACAACTCTCTCTGGGCAGGCCGCGGGGTTGGGCAGCGGTCACAACAAGGGCCGCCGGGATGGCGAAGTGTTGATTGAGAGGGGGAATTTGCTGCGAAGTTCCGTTATCAGCGCCGATTAGAGGCGACCAAGAAATGGCGCCAGAAACATGTAGGAGCGAGTTTGTTGGGGGGAGGGGCTTGCTGTGGGGAAGGAGCTGCTATGGGGAAGGAGCTTGTTGTGGCGAGGGAGCTTGCTCCCGCTGGGCTGCGTAGCGGCCCCAAAATCTTGGGAGCGCTGCGCACTCCAGCGGGAGCAAGCTCCCTCGCCACAGAAGCTCCCCTGCCACAAAAAATCGGCTCGCTACAGCCGTATCAGGCCGCGGCAGGCCGCAGCGAATAGGTCTTCAGCTGATGGGCAAAGTCCCGCAGGGATTGAATCCCGCTCGCCTCGGCCTCGTGCACCCATTCCTTGATCGCCGCCAGCATGTCGTGGCCGTTGGTGCTGGTTTTCAGCCAGATCTGTTGCAGCGCCAGGCGCTTCTCGTAGATCACTTTCAAAGCCTGGCTGTGTTCCAGCATGCTCTGGATGCGCACATGGTGGCGGTCATCCAGCAGGCTGGTCTCCCGCGACAGCAGGCGCTTGGCGCGATGGAATTGGTGGCGCACCGAGTGATCGACCTTTTCCAGTTCCTGCTTGACCAGCGGGCCAATCACCAACTTGCGGTACTGGGCCATGATCTGGAAGCGGTTGTTGAGGATCGCCATCGCGGTGTCCATGTCCAGGCTGCCCTTGCCTTCGACCCGGTGGGCGATCGGCGCGACCCGTTGCACCTTGGCCAGGCGCAGGAAGCTGAACACTTTGATCCAGGCCCAGCCCAGGTCGAACTCCCACTTCTTCACCGACAGCTTGGCGGAGTTGGGGTAGGTGTGGTGGTTGTTATGCAGTTCTTCGCCACCCACGATGATGCCCCAGGGAATCAGGTTGGTCGCCGCATCGCGGCATTCGAAGTTGCGGTAGCCGATGGCATGACCCAGGCCGTTGATTACGCCGGCAGCCCAGAACGGGATCCACATCATCTGGATGGCCCAGATGGTGATGCCGATGGTGCCGAACAGCAGCAGGTCGATCACGCCCATGATCGCCACGCCCAGCAGCGGGTACGGGGTGTAGAGCTTGCGCTCGATCCAGTCTTCCGGGCAGTTCTTGCCGTAGATGCGCAGGGTCTCGGGGTTCTCGGCTTCGGCGCGATACAGCTCGGCGCCTTTGCGCAGCACGGTGGACAGGCCCTTGATCACCGGGCTGTGGGGATCGTCGACGGTTTCGCACTTGGCGTGGTGTTTGCGGTGGATAGCGGTCCACTCGCGGGTGTTCTGCGCCGTGGTGAGCCACAGCCAGAAGCGGAAGAAGTGTTTCAGGCCAGCATTGAGCTCCAGGGAGCGGTGGGCTGAATAGCGGTGCAGATAGACCGTGACCCCGACAATGGTCACGTGGGTCATCAACAGAGTGACTGCCACCAGTTGCCAGGCCGACAAGTCAAGAAAACCGTTGTACCACATAGGCTGTATGGCCCTCAGATAAAGAAAAAACCAGCTTGCGCATTATCACTAAGCCTACAGATAAAACCAGCCGCCCTTTCAGATAGGAGTGACTGGATGTTTCTTATTCTATAATCCGTAACCTTTGTAGGGCGAATCTGGTTTTTTAGTAAGGATTACTGAACATATGCTGTTTTCATACCGAGGTGCCCTGCGTGCCGGGCTGATGTACCTGCTGGTTTCGATTGTGTGGATTCAGCTCAGCCATCAGGTATTGATCAACTTTATCGATGAACCCGTGGAGCTGGGCCGCTGGCTTCAGATACGCGGTTACCTGTGGGTCAGCCTCAGTGCCCTGGCGATCTACCTGCTCTGCGCACACTTTGCCCGGGCCAACCTGATCCAGCAGCCACTGAAGGAAAACCGCGAGCGCCTGCGCCAGGCCGCCGCCGTGTTCGATTGCACCCGCGAAGGGGTGCTGGTCACCGATGCCCAGGGGCTGATTGTTCACGTCAACCGGGCCTTTATCGAAATCACCGGCTACCAGTGCGAAGACGTGCTGGGGCACCAGCCGAGCCTGTTCAAGTCCGGGCGCCACTCGGCCAGTTTCTACCAGGCGATGTTCGAGACGCTGGAACGTGAAGGTGAATGGAGCGGTGAAATCTGGAACCGCCGTAAAAGCGGCGAAATCTACCCACAGTGGCAGACCATCCGGGTGATCCGTGATGAGCAGGGCCATATCAGCCACTACGTCGCGGTGTTCTCCGATATCAGCGCCATCAAGCACTCCGAGAGCGAGTTGGCGCACCTGGCCCATCACGACCCGCTGACCGACCTGCCCAACCGCCTGCTGTTCACCGATCGTGCCGAACAGGCCCTGGCCTCCGCGCAGATCCATAAACGTGGCTGCGCCTTGCTGCTGCTCGACCTCGACCATTTCAAGATCATCAACGACAGCCTCGGCCATAACGTCGGCGACCAGTTGCTCAAGGCCGTCGGCGAGCGCCTGCAAGGCCTGTTCGGCCCCGGCGTGACCCTGGCGCGCCTGGGCGGTGACGAGTTCGCGGTGCTGGCGGAAAGTTGTCCGCAGGTGGGCCAGGCCGCCGCCCTGGCGCAACGTATTCTCGACGCGATGAAAGAACCGGTCATCTTCGACGGCCATCAACTGTTTATCAGCGTGAGCATCGGGATCAGCCTGTTCCCCAGCGACGCGCTGAGCGCCGAGCAACTGCTGCGCAACGCCGACTCCGCGTTGTTCAAGGCCAAGAGCGCCGGCCGCGAAGGCTATGCCTTGTACACCGAAGAGCTTACCGCCCACGCCCAGCACCGCGTGGAAATGGCCGGTGAACTGCGTCGCGCCCTGGATCAGCAGGAGCTGCGGGTTTACTACCAGCCAGTGCACGACCTGCAAGACAGCCGAATGATCGGCGTCGAAGCCCTGGTGCGCTGGCAGCACCCGGAGCGCGGGCTGGTGCCGCCGGGGGAATTCATCCCGATTGCCGAGCGCACCGGGCTGATTGCCGACATAGACGCCTGGGTCATGGACCAGGCCTGCCGCCAGATGTGCCAGTGGCTGGCAGACGGTGCACCGTTGACGTTTCTCGCGGTGAATGTGTCCAGCCGCCTGTTTGCCCGGCGGGAGCTGTATGAGCAAGTGGCCAAGGTGCTGCACGACACGGGGCTGGATCCGGCGCTTTTAGAGCTGGAAGTCACCGAAAGCGCGGTGATGGAGGACCCGGAAGTCGCCCTTGAGCAAATGCATCGCCTGCGTGAGCTCGGCTTACGCCTGGCTATCGACGACTTTGGCACCGGTTATTCATCGCTGCTGCGGCTCAAGCGCTTGCCGGTGCAGAAGCTCAAGATCGACCAGGGTTTTGTCGCCGGGTTGCCATGGGATGAGGACGATGCGGCGATCGTGCGGGTAGTGATCGCGTTGGCGCAGAGCATGGGCATGCAGGTGCATGCCGAAGGTATCGAGCAGGTTGAGCAGGCGCGGTTTCTATTGGACCAGCGCTGTGACCTTGGCCAGGGGTACTGGTTTGGCCGGCCGATGCCGGCCAGTGAGCTGGATTGGGCGAGGGCGCCGACCATTCGTTAACCACCGCCTGTCCTGATTTCAAACAGGGCCAAAATGTGGGAGCGGGCTTGCTCGCGAAGGCGGTGGGTCAGTCAGCAAATCTGTCACTGACCCACCGCTTTCGCGAGCAAGCCCGCTCCCACATTTGGATCTCCACACGGCTTTATTTCACGGGTCGTCCCGCAAAACCCCTCGCAACCCCTCGTCCCACCAGAAAATTCTTTCTGGTTATATAAACATTCTTAAATAGTATTTTTAAGAATATCCGCGCTTATCTACTATCGCCCTCACGCCGCAAGCAGTGCCGCCACTGCGAGGCACTTCTCATTTCAGGAGCACGACCATGAGCGCATCTCTACGTAGCGTTGACGGCCAGGACGAAGCAGCCATTTTGCGCGAGATCCAGAGCGCCCTGCGCGATCTGCGGTTTGGCGCGGTGGAAATCACTGTGCACAACGCCCAGGTAGTACAAATCGAACGCAAAGAGAAATTCCGTTTGCAGAACCCGGGCAACAAACCGAGCTGAGCAACACCGGCGATTCGATTGCAAGACCCGCAACTATAAGAAAAAAGCCAACACCCAAGAATTTCAGGAGCCTTCTATGTCGTCGATTCGCCGTTATGCCCTGGCAGCACTGGCCAGTGCCGTGTTTGCCGGTTCCGCTGTTGCCAAGGATTACGAACTGCTCAACGTGTCTTACGACCCCACCCGCGAGCTCTACCAGGACTACAACGCTGAATTCACCAGCTTCTGGAAGCAGTCGCACCCGGGTGACAACGTCAAGATCCAGCAATCCCACGGTGGTTCGGGCAAGCAGGGCCGCGCGGTAATCGACGGCCTGCGCGCCGACGTCGTGACCCTGGCCCTGGCCGGCGACATCGACGAAATCGCAAAACTGGGCAAGACCCTGCCGGAAAACTGGCAAACCCGCCTGCCGGACGCCAGCACCCCGTACACCTCGACCATCGTGTTCCTGGTACGCAAGGGCAACCCTAAAGGCATCAAGGATTGGGGCGACCTGATCAAGAAAGACGTGTCGGTGATCACCCCGAACCCGAAAACCTCCGGCGGCGCCCGCTGGAACTTCCTAGCCGCCTGGGCCTACGGCCTGAAAGCCGGTGGCAGCGAAGCCAAGGCCCAGGAATACGTGAAAGAGCTGTTCAAGCACGTGCCGATCCTCGACACCGGCGCGCGCGGTTCGACCATCACCTTCGTCAACAACGGTCAGGGTGACGTGTTGCTGGCCTGGGAAAACGAAGCCTTCCTGGCCCTGAAGGAAGACGGCGGCGCCGACAAGTTCGACATCGTTGTACCTTCGCTGTCGATCCTCGCCGAGCCGCCAGTGGCCGTGGTCGACAAGAACGCTGAGAAAAAGGGCAATACCGAGATCGCCACCGAGTACCTCAAGCACCTGTACAGCCCGGCTGGCCAGGAGATTGCGGCGAAGAACTTCTACCGCCCACGCGATGAGAAAGTCGCCGCCAAATACGCCCAGCAGTTCCCGAAACTGGACCTGGTGACTATCGACAAAGACTTCGGCGGCTGGAAAACTGCCCAACCGAAATTCTTCAATGACGGTGGCGTGTTCGACCAGATCTACTCGGCGCAGTAAGCAAAATCAAACTGTAGGAGCCAGCTTTCTGTGGGAGCCGGGCTTGCCCGCGATAGCATCACCTCGGTGTAACTGATACACCGAGGTGCCGGCATCGCAGGCAAGCCAGCTCCCACAGAAGCTCGCTCCTACAGTGGTATCTACCCGCTAACCAAGGACTCTTATGTCGCGTCGTATCTCCCCCGTCATACCCGGCTTCGGGCTGACGCTGGGCTACACCGTGGTGTACCTCAGCCTGATCGTACTCATCCCCCTTGCGGCGATGTTTGTACATGCCGCTCAACTCACCTGGGATCAGTTCTGGAACATCATCTCCGCACCGCGTGTGCTGGCGGCGTTGAAACTGAGCTTCGGCACTGCGTTGTATGCCGCGATCATCAACGGCGTGATCGGTACCCTGCTGGCATGGGTACTGGTGCGCTACACCTTCCCCGGGCGCAAGATCATCGATGCGATGATCGACTTGCCGTTCGCCCTGCCCACCGCCGTCGCCGGTATTGCACTCACCGCGCTGTACACGCCCACCGGGCTGGTAGGCCAGTTCGCCGCCGACCTGGGCTTCAAGATCGCCTATACCCCCCTGGGCATCACTCTCGCGCTGACCTTCGTCACGCTGCCATTCGTGGTGCGTACCGTGCAGCCGGTGTTGGCCGATATCCCCCGGGAAATCGAAGAAGCCGCCGCCTGTCTCGGCGCCAAGCCCCTGCAAGTGTTCCGCTACATCCTGGTACCGGCGCTGCTGCCGGCCTGGTTGACCGGCTTCGCCTTGGCGTTTGCACGAGGTGTCGGTGAGTACGGTTCGGTGATCTTCATCGCCGGCAACATGCCGATGAAAACCGAGATCCTGCCGTTGCTGATCATGGTCAAGCTCGACCAATACGACTACCACGGCGCCACGTCCATCGGTGTGCTGATGCTGGTGGTTTCCTTTGTCCTGCTGCTGCTGATCAACTTGCTGCAGCGGCGCATCGAACACCCATAAGGAGGCGCGGAACATGTCCCAATCGTCTATTTCCGCCGCGTCCTCGGCCAACGCTGCCCGTCGTGGCAGTGCGGTGTCCCGACGCATCCTGATCAGCCTTGGCTGGCTGGTGTTCTTCCTGTTTTTGTTGCTGCCGCTGTTTATCGTGGTGTCCCAGGGCCTGAAGAATGGCCTGGGTGCGTTCTTCACCGCGATCCTTGAGCCGGACGCGCTGTCGGCATTGAAACTCACGGTGATCGCCGTGGTGATTTCGGTACCGCTCAACGTGGTGTTCGGCGTCAGCGCCGCCTGGTGCGTGAGCAAGTACTCGTTCCGTGGCAAAAGTATCCTGGTGACCCTGATCGACCTGCCGTTCTCGGTATCGCCGGTGATCGCCGGCCTGGTCTACGTGTTGATGTTCGGCGCCCAGGGCTTCTTTGGCCCGTGGCTGCAAGACCATGACATCCAGATCGTGTTCGCCTTGCCGGGCATCGTGCTGGCGACCATCTTTGTCACCGTGCCGTTCGTGGCCCGTGAGCTGATCCCGCTGATGCAGGAGCAGGGCACCCAGGAAGAAGAGGCCGCGCGCCTGCTGGGCGCCAACGGCTGGCAGATGTTCTGGCATGTCACCGTGCCGAACATCAAGTGGGGCCTGATCTACGGCGTGGTGCTGTGTACCGCGCGGGCCATGGGTGAGTTCGGTGCGGTGTCGGTGGTGTCCGGCCACATTCGCGGCGTGACCAACACCTTGCCGCTGCACGTCGAGATCCTCTACAACGAATACAACCACGTCGCCGCGTTTGCCGTCGCGAGCCTGTTGCTGATCCTGGCGCTCTTAATCCTGCTGCTCAAGCAGTGGAGCGAGAACCGTATCAACCGCCTGCGCAAAAGTGCTGGTGAGGAATAAGTCATGTCGATCGAAGTCCGTAATGTCAGCAAGAATTTCAACGCCTTCAAGGCCCTGAACAGCATCAATCTGGACATCCAGAGTGGCGAGCTGGTGGCGTTGCTGGGCCCGTCCGGCTGCGGCAAGACTACCCTGCTGCGGATCATCGCCGGTCTCGAAACCCCGGATGCCGGCAACATCGTGTTCCATGGTGAAGACGTCTCCGGCCACGACGTGCGTGATCGCAACGTCGGCTTTGTGTTCCAGCACTACGCGCTGTTCCGCCACATGACCGTGTTCGACAACGTCGCGTTCGGCCTGCGCATGAAACCGAAAAACCAGCGCCCCACCGAAAGCCAGATCGCGGTAAAAGTCCACGAGCTGCTGAACATGGTGCAGCTCGATTGGCTGTCGGATCGCTACCCGGAACAACTCTCCGGCGGCCAGCGCCAGCGTATCGCCCTGGCGCGCGCCCTGGCGGTAGAGCCGAAAGTGCTGCTGCTGGATGAACCCTTCGGCGCCCTCGATGCCAAGGTCCGTAAAGAACTGCGCCGCTGGCTGGCGCGCCTGCACGAAGACATCAACCTGACCTCGGTGTTCGTGACCCACGACCAGGAAGAAGCCATGGAAGTGGCGGACCGCATCGTGGTGATGAACAAGGGCGTGATCGAGCAGATTGGCTCACCGGGCGAAGTCTACGAAAACCCGGCCAGTGATTTTGTTTATCACTTCCTCGGCGACTCCAACCGCCTGCATTTGGGTGAAGACAAGCACGTGCTGTTCCGCCCGCATGAAGTGTCGCTGTCGCGCCATGAACTGGAAGACCACCACGCGGCTGAAGTGCGTGATATTCGCCCGCTTGGCGCGACCACCCGGGTGACCCTGAAGGTCGAAGGCCAGAGCGAACTGATCGAAGCCGAAGTGGTAAAAGACCACGACAGCCTGACCGGCCTGGCGCGGGGCGAGACGTTGTTCTTCAAGCCCAAGGTCTGGCAAAAAGCCTAAGAACACTGCAAAACCCCTGTGGGAGCTGGCTTGCCTGCGATAGCATCACCTCGGTATGCCTGAGACACCGAGGTGCCAGCATCGCAGGCAAGCCAGCTCCCACATTTAGCTTGTGTTGCTTGTCAGGCCGTGGCGTTCTTGTGCCGCACGGCCACCGGCCCCGAGCGCTCTTCAATCTGCCGCTTCAGCTCATGCCGCAGCCCCACCAGAAACGCCAACTCCGCCACCACAAACAACGGCCCCACGATCAACCCGGACACGTCATCGACAAACGCCGGCTTGCGCCCCTCGTAGTAATGCCCCACAAACTGGATCACCCAGCCCACCACGAACATGCCGATGCCACTGCTCAGCCACACCAGCGTGCTTTGCGCCGCCAGCACATGCCCGGCCCACACCGACAGGCCCATCAACACCGTCATCAGTACGCCGAGCGCCAGTTCCAGGCGCAGGTAGAACCATGCCGAAAGCAGCGCCACTACCACCGCGGGCGACAGCCACAGCCCGGCCACCGTCCATTCGGGGCGTGACAGCAGCACGGCCACGGCCACCACGATCAGCGGGATGCCGATAAAGTGGCTGGCGATATTGCGCGGATCGCGGTGGTAGGCCGCGTATTGACTGAGATGGTCGACGAGGCTTTTCATTGTTGTTCCTCCTGTAGGATGTTTGATCATGCCCTGTAGGCCCGCGACACACTGTCAACTGGCCGACAATCTTCGGAGTTCGCATGGATGTAGAGAAATGGCACCCACGGCTGGCCACCGGTCACTGGTACAGCCATCTGCCTGCTGATCTACAGAATAGCTTGCTGGCCAGCGCCCGGTTGCGGCAGCTGACGGCGGGGCAATACCTGTTCAAGCGCGGCGATCCGCCGTGTGGGTTGTATGCGGTGCTGGAGGGCTCCCTGCGTATCAGCGCGGTGAACGAGCAGGGCAAGGAGGCAGTGTTGAGCCTGGCGGAGTTGCCATACTGGTTCGGCGAAATCTCATTGTTCGACGGGTTGCCCCGCACCCACGATGCTTGCGCCGTCGGGCCTTGTACGTTGTTGCAGGTGCCGCAGCCGGCGTTGCTGCACATTCTTGAACAGACTCCGCGTTACTGGCGCGACATGGCCCTGTTGATGAGCCAGAAGCTGCGCCTGACCTTTATCAATATCGAGCAATTGAGCCTGATGCCGGCGTCGGTGCGGGTGGCGCACCGCCTGCTGATGATCGCCGAGGGCTATGGCGACATCGAGCAGGCCCGGCAGGTGCTGCAACTGCCCCAGGAAGACCTGGCCGCGATGCTGAGCCTGTCGCGCCAGACCACCAATGCGTTGCTCAAGGACCTGCAAGGCCAGGGCATCGTGCGCCTGGGCTATGGCGAGATCGAAATCCTCGACCCGCAACGTTTGCGCGAGGCGGCGCATGCCTGAGGGTGGTAGCCTGCGTTCACGATTATTTGAGGTGTGTTATGCGCGTCCTGCTAGTGGAACACGAGTCAGAGGCGGCCGAGGCGATGGGCCGCAGTCTTGAAGAGGCCAGCTACACGGTGGAGGTGGCGGCCAATGGCATGGCGGCCCTGCGCTTTGTGGAAAGCACCGAATACGACCTGGTGATCCTGGATGTGATGCTGCCGGGGCTGAATGCCTGGAAGCTGCAGCAGGCGATCCGGTTGAAGGGTGAGACGCCGATGTTGTTTTTGACCACGCCGGACGGGATTGAAGATCGGCTGCGTGGGCTGGAATTGCATGAGGATGATTATTTGCTCAAGCCGTTTGAAGCCCGGGCGTTGGTGGCGCGGGTGAAGAAAGTGTTGCGGCGGGATCGCGGGCGCTGACTGCCACTGGCTTTTGGGGTGTTTGATCGACCGCTTTCGCGAGCAAGCCCGCTCCCACATTTGACCGAGTACATCCATTGGAATGCGGTCAAATGTGGGAGCGGGCTTGCTCGCGAAGAGGCCCTCACAGCCGCCGCAACTCCAGCTACCTCAACCCATCCCGAAACTGCCCCGGCGTCATCCCGGTCCAGCGCTTGAACGCCCGGTTGAAGCTGCTGGTATCGGCAAACCCCAGCAAATGACTGATCTCCGCCAGCGAACACTCGGGGTCCCGCAGATGCAGCAGCGCGAGGTTCTCCCGGCATTCGTTCAGCAGCGCATCAAACCGGCAGCCCTCATCCGCCAGATGCCGCTGCAAGCTGCGCAAACTCAAATGCAACGCCTGGGCGATGCGCTCGGCACTCGGCTCACCGTCAGGCAACTGCGCCTCAATGGCCGAACGCACCTTGCGTTCCCAGGTCAGCGGCCGCAGTTGCGCCAGGGTGCGCTTGAGCACGGTTTCATTGTGCTCGGCCAACTCGGGGTTGGCATCGTCCAGGTGGCTGTCAAAGTCCCGGGCCGCAAATTCCAGACGGTCTTCCTCGGCGGCAAAAAACACCGGCGCGCGAAATACCGTGTGCCACGGCTTGGGATCAGCCGGCTCGGGCCGCCGCAGGTACACCGCCAGCGGCGCGTACTCCCGGCCCAGGCGATTGCGGCAGGTGCGCACGTAAATCGCGGCGAACGCATCAATCGCCTCAAACGCGGGTGCGGGTGTACCGGCGGGCTGTTGCAGGCGAAAGCGGTAACGTTCGCCCTCCCGGCTAAGCTCCAGGCTCAGTGCGTCGCTGA from Pseudomonas sp. NC02 encodes:
- a CDS encoding HDOD domain-containing protein; the protein is MTAVDLPAVPRVLIAEADPWSRDLLKQVLLNVRCDARLDVCADGQRATELLRDKPYDLIIADWELPGVDGLSLLRSVRLQRRTPLLPFILLSTRNDSASVREALPLAPTAYLTKPLNMESLTQRLQDLLLNEGETVYCEVPALAPGMTLPVFLERRREASDGAPLRVDVQAAVQHSLEPEGLDLKRLEEQVRMDPQITAVLIAAANSAGHHGSPVQTLGMALHKLAAGQSMNLILGLALKHNVVLSDPSLVDYAERHWQLSQRTADYARSLARMLDLDHERCYSAGILHRLGDLALLRCLQDWLLGGGELDDEAIGESLYTFGAAYGSALRTRWRLPLELRQLIAAIYSLEGGVYSREALVMNLAAQLARLTEHEGVEALAKGKTARLLKVGLPELTRMRKT
- a CDS encoding sensor domain-containing diguanylate cyclase, whose protein sequence is MVHEKTFTDTPVLEQPRPAAAATLLALMHAQGEVERLSEREQLLSSLLVSVNAVLWAIEWDTRRVLYVSPAYERVFGRTAGMLLTDYREWRNSIHPEDLDYAEHSLAQVLHSGAVEDREYRIITADGQIRWLSDKCYINQQAEPGQPVIVVGIAEDITEKKQLELELHRLATTDVLTRSSNRRHFFECAHHEFERACLQGTPLAFLLLDIDDFKVVNDTYGHLEGDQVLQRIAESGRGVLRRGDLFGRIGGEEFAAILPGCAPEMAMQVAERLGHEIAQLSFSHDGESFAVTVSQGLASLTAEDANVDSLFARADAAMYEAKRQGKNRVLPG
- the desA gene encoding delta-9 fatty acid desaturase DesA, which produces MWYNGFLDLSAWQLVAVTLLMTHVTIVGVTVYLHRYSAHRSLELNAGLKHFFRFWLWLTTAQNTREWTAIHRKHHAKCETVDDPHSPVIKGLSTVLRKGAELYRAEAENPETLRIYGKNCPEDWIERKLYTPYPLLGVAIMGVIDLLLFGTIGITIWAIQMMWIPFWAAGVINGLGHAIGYRNFECRDAATNLIPWGIIVGGEELHNNHHTYPNSAKLSVKKWEFDLGWAWIKVFSFLRLAKVQRVAPIAHRVEGKGSLDMDTAMAILNNRFQIMAQYRKLVIGPLVKQELEKVDHSVRHQFHRAKRLLSRETSLLDDRHHVRIQSMLEHSQALKVIYEKRLALQQIWLKTSTNGHDMLAAIKEWVHEAEASGIQSLRDFAHQLKTYSLRPAAA
- the dibA gene encoding phosphodiesterase DibA: MLFSYRGALRAGLMYLLVSIVWIQLSHQVLINFIDEPVELGRWLQIRGYLWVSLSALAIYLLCAHFARANLIQQPLKENRERLRQAAAVFDCTREGVLVTDAQGLIVHVNRAFIEITGYQCEDVLGHQPSLFKSGRHSASFYQAMFETLEREGEWSGEIWNRRKSGEIYPQWQTIRVIRDEQGHISHYVAVFSDISAIKHSESELAHLAHHDPLTDLPNRLLFTDRAEQALASAQIHKRGCALLLLDLDHFKIINDSLGHNVGDQLLKAVGERLQGLFGPGVTLARLGGDEFAVLAESCPQVGQAAALAQRILDAMKEPVIFDGHQLFISVSIGISLFPSDALSAEQLLRNADSALFKAKSAGREGYALYTEELTAHAQHRVEMAGELRRALDQQELRVYYQPVHDLQDSRMIGVEALVRWQHPERGLVPPGEFIPIAERTGLIADIDAWVMDQACRQMCQWLADGAPLTFLAVNVSSRLFARRELYEQVAKVLHDTGLDPALLELEVTESAVMEDPEVALEQMHRLRELGLRLAIDDFGTGYSSLLRLKRLPVQKLKIDQGFVAGLPWDEDDAAIVRVVIALAQSMGMQVHAEGIEQVEQARFLLDQRCDLGQGYWFGRPMPASELDWARAPTIR
- the oscA gene encoding sulfur starvation response protein OscA — its product is MSASLRSVDGQDEAAILREIQSALRDLRFGAVEITVHNAQVVQIERKEKFRLQNPGNKPS
- a CDS encoding sulfate ABC transporter substrate-binding protein — encoded protein: MSSIRRYALAALASAVFAGSAVAKDYELLNVSYDPTRELYQDYNAEFTSFWKQSHPGDNVKIQQSHGGSGKQGRAVIDGLRADVVTLALAGDIDEIAKLGKTLPENWQTRLPDASTPYTSTIVFLVRKGNPKGIKDWGDLIKKDVSVITPNPKTSGGARWNFLAAWAYGLKAGGSEAKAQEYVKELFKHVPILDTGARGSTITFVNNGQGDVLLAWENEAFLALKEDGGADKFDIVVPSLSILAEPPVAVVDKNAEKKGNTEIATEYLKHLYSPAGQEIAAKNFYRPRDEKVAAKYAQQFPKLDLVTIDKDFGGWKTAQPKFFNDGGVFDQIYSAQ